The following proteins come from a genomic window of Puntigrus tetrazona isolate hp1 unplaced genomic scaffold, ASM1883169v1 S000000150, whole genome shotgun sequence:
- the LOC122332929 gene encoding myelin protein zero-like protein 2 yields the protein MCVEQARLLLLLLTASGWRCVSGIRVFTAGDVKAVNGTDVRLKCTFQTSAAVRASSVTVSWSFRPLGPGHEETVFYYHEKPFAPPEGRFRRKVDWAGDISGRDASVVLRRVPFSFNGTFSCQVKNPPDVHGNVGEVRLQVVSSASLSEILVLCVTIGGAVLLVLLLVMIVASLRRCQRPRNPEPDLQNDLFSC from the exons gcTGGCGGTGTGTGTCCGGGATCCGTGTGTTCACAGCAGGAGACGTGAAGGCCGTTAACGGGACTGATGTACGTCTCAAGTGCACCTTCCAGACGTCTGCAGCGGTCCGAGCGTCGAGCGTGACGGTGTCCTGGAGCTTCAGACCGCTGGGGCCCGGCCACGAGGAGACG GTGTTTTATTATCACGAGAAGCCCTTTGCTCCTCCCGAGGGACGCTTCCGGAGGAAGGTGGATTGGGCCGGAGACATCAGCGGCCGGGATGCGTCTGTGGTTCTGCGCAGAGTACCGTTCTCGTTTAACGGGACGTTCAGCTGTCAGGTGAAGAACCCGCCGGACGTCCACGGAAACGTGGGAGAGGTGCGTCTTCAGGTGGTCAGCTCTG CCTCGCTCTCGGAGATCCTGGTTCTGTGTGTGACCATCGGAGGAGCGGTTCTGCTGGTTCTGCTGCTGGTGATGATCGTGGCGTCGCTGCGTCGCTGTCAGAGACCGAGAAACCCAGAGCCGGACCTCCAGAACGACCTCTTCAGCtgctga